The window CAAACGTAGTCTTTTCCTCGATCAACTCGTTGGGATTGCGCGCGGCACGCAGGCGGACGAGTTCCTGCGAGCTATGAAACTGGCGGCCTAGCACCGTAAGCATATCCATTCCGGAGTGAGGCTTCCGTTCCAGCAAGACGGCTATGTCCTTGCGGTCTACTTCTATGCATACCGAGAGCTCAACGGCAATTGCGTAGCTTTTGTGGTGCGAGCCGTCGAGCATGGAGGCAAAGCCAAAGAACTCGCCTTGGGCGGGCTCATCGATCACGACCTCCTGGTCGTCCTGATCGAGGGTGGCCACTCGAACCTTTCCCGAAACGAGAATGTAACCGCGGCCACCTTCATCGCCAATCTTGTAGATTCGCTGCCGCGATACAAACTGTTTCATCTCGACCTGGCTTGCCAGAACTGCTGCCTCATCATCGTCCAAAAGGGCGAACAGTGGAACGTTTCTCAACAGCTCTCGATCACAGGACATGATCACCTCACCACTTCAAGATAAGCAGTAACTATGAATTGTCTCTAAACAAAAGAGAAGCCCCGGTTACGACCGGGGCTTGAACTCGGAAACCTTGTATTCTGTCCCAAACACAAGACGCGCTTTAGGCCTGAAATCCGAATGTCATCTTGATCCCAGCGACTTCGACGATGTCTCCATCGGCCAGAGCTCGTTGGCCGGAGATTTCTTCATCATTGATCTTTAGTTTTATGCGTTTTTCTGAGGCTGCGATGAAGTAACCGTTCTCTCGCTTCGAGATCAGAGCAGCCATTTTTGGAGCAAACCATCCTTTGAGCTTGATGGTCGCCATATCGGATCTCCCAATCACCGTCATCTTGCTGGTGAGTACATATTGCGTCTCGTCGGTCTTTCCACTCAGGATGATAAGCGTTCCAACTTTCTCAGCTGCAGACAAGCTCGAATACTGGCGCGTAGGACTTGGTCCCGGTTCACCGATTGTGGCTTGTGCTTGAACGTTTGAGAGACGCTCTTTCATTCCTTTTGTATCGAGCATTACCGTGGGATCGAGTTTCGGCATCGGGGCGGCGGAAGGCGCAATAGCGACAGACTTCCCAGAACGATCCTCCCGAAAGTCCTCCTTGAAAGACAGAATGTGTTTTCCGATCAGCACGTTGTCCCCGTCTTTCAGAGCGCGACGGTTGACCCGAGCATTATTGACGTATGTCCCATTCAGGGAATTATTGTCTTCGATAACGAACTTATCGTTATCCCAATAGATTTTTGCGTGATGACCGGAGACGGCGAGATTATCGACTTGGATCACATTGTCCGGAAGACGGCCGATGGTCGTAACTCCCTGGGAGAGTGGAATCTCTTTCAGCACCGCTTGCTCGAACTTTAGGAAGAGTTTTGCCATGATTGCCCTCCGCCGAGCAGGAAGTTGAGGAATCTCTGGTACCACGGCACTTCAACCACTCGCAGCAGCAGACAAGTAATGTTATCGTCCCCACCTTTTTCTTTGGCTGCTTTGATCAAATCTTCGCATGCCGTATCAAGAGAAGGCGAGTTCTCAAGGATCGTTTTGATCACATTCTCCTTTACCAGTTTGGTAAGGCCATCAGTAGCGAGAAGGTAGACATCGCCACGCAGAGCAATTAGCTCCTGAATGTCGGGCTCTACCGCCTCCTCCGAACCAAGCGCCCGGATGATGATGTTCTGCATTTCGGACTTCTCGGCTTCTTCCATGCTGATCAAGCCACGCCGCACCTGCTCCATCACAAGCGAATGATCTTGGGTGAGCTGCTCAAGCACGCCGTTACGAAGCCGGTAGATGCGGCTATCACCTGCGTGAGCGATGGTGAGAAAGTTTTCCTGAAGGAGGGCTGCAACGACGGTTGATCCCATTCCCTGCTGCGATTCCTTAGCTTGTCCAGCTTCGTAGATCGCAGCATTTGCCCGCCGGATCGCATTCAAAAGCTGCCGGCCCGCAGCTGACATATCGGCGGGCGCCTCGCCGAATTCCGGATAATTACCGGTGTCTTTGCCTTCTCGAAAATAACCGAGCATGAGGTCGACACCCATCTTGCTGGCGACTTCGCCAGCAAGGGCGCCGCCCATGCCATCGCAAACAACGTAGAGGCACACTCGCTGATCCCAGCCGAGGTTATCCTCATTGTTCCTGCGGATACACCCAATGTCGGTCTTGCCGGATATTTCAGCCGCCAGGCTCATGCGAGCGTCGAGGGATCTCCTTTTCTACCGTGAACTTCGAATTTGGGTTTTGAGATCGTTACAGCCGCTGTTGCGCCCCATCATTTAAGCATTGCTGCGACTGCCGGGGATAGCCAAAGAATTTCCGCCGCAAACTCCACCGGTGGCGCCCGCTATGCCGCCTTCGCGCTGTAACTTGCACGATAACTCTGCCACACCAGCGAGTGGAAATTTTTCACCGGAAGACTGGAATTTCAGCAGTTTATGAGTCTTGTAGCTCGCGGATTTTACTGAGGAATTTGAACAAGACGCAAGGGAAATCGCTGCTGAGAGCATTACCGATCAATCATCGCTTCGAAGGAGACCTAGGGAATCCTGATTCGTCAGGCGACATACGCTTTTGCTTCCTCAACTGTTTTGCTTAGGGTTTATCCTGTTTCGCTCCTGAAAGGGTAAGCCTGATGCGATTTGCTTCTCTGCTTCTGTTCTGTTCTCCGGTTCTGGCTCAAACACCGGCTCCGGATGTGAAGGCCTATATCAAGTACGACCAACCCGTAATTGTGTTAAACCACGTCCGTGTGATCGATGGAACTGGGTCGCCTGTGAAAAATGACCAGATGTTGGTGATCTCAGGCGGAAAAATCCAAAGTATTTCCGCTGCGAACGAAAAGACTCCAGCAGGGGCGCAGGTGCTCGATCTCACTGGCGATAGCCTGCTACCAGGGCTTGTTGGAATGCATGATCATATGTACTTTCCCGCGCCCGGCAGGAACCTGCCAATGTATCCCGAGCACGCTTGGAGCTTTCCGCGCCTATATCTTGCCGGAGGAGTGACGACGATCCGAACCACCGGTTCGGTGGAACCGTATACGGACCTTCAACTCAAAAAGGACATCGACTCAGGCAAGAGTCCTGGGCCCAAGATGCATGTCACCGGTCCGTATTTGGAAGGCAAGGGCGCATACACTCCGCAGATGCACGAACTTCAGGACGCGGACGACTCACGCCGCACAGTGAATTACTGGATCGATGAAGGCGTGACTAGTTTCAAGGCCTATATGAACATCACGCACGACCAACTTCAGGCCGCCGTTGAAGAAGCACATAAACGCAAGCTGAAGGTAACAGGGCATCTCTGTTCCATTGGCTTCCGTGAAGCCGCAACTATCGGCATTGACGATCTGGAACATGGGATCGTCGTCGACTCGGAATTTGCGCCCGGCAAGCAGCCCGATAAGTGCCCCCCGCAAAAAGATATTCGTGACACGCTACTGAAGCTCGACATCGGTAGCGAGCAGGTCCAATCGATGATCAAAGACTTGGTGTCGAGCCACGTAGCGATGACTTCAACTCTTCCGGTGTTTGAAGGCTTCGTCCCTAATCGGCCGCCATTACGTCAGGGAAATTTAGATGCCATGCTGCCTGAAGCCCGCGAGCAATATCTTGCCACGCGAAACAACATGGCAAAGAACGCCGCTCAATCTCCCTGGCCTGTGTTGTTCAAAAAGGAGATGGAATTTGAATACGCCTTTGCGAAAGCGGGAGGACTGCTGCTGTCTGGGCTGGATCCGACGGGTAATGGTGCCGTTGTGGCAGGCTATGGAGACCAACGCGAAGTAGAACTGCTCGTCGAAGCTGGATTCGCTCCTCTCGAAGCGATTCGAATCGCAACGTACAATGGCGCCCAGTATTTGGGCGAATTGGACCATATTGGAACACTCGCGGCAGGCAAGCAAGCCGACATCGTGGTTGTGAAAGGCGACCCTTCAAGCAAGATTTCAGATATCGAGAACGTCGAAGTCGTGTTCAAAGATGGAGTAGGTTACGATCCAGCAAAGCTGGTCAAGGATGCGAACGGTTTCGTCGGTTTAAAGTAGATTCATACGACGCGCGGCGAACAACCAAAGCTAACCACGAAGGAGCCGGAATTAACCAACACAAGTTGCTGTAGCTTCGTCCTTCCTGGTTTCATCCCACTTTCGGCTGCCTCGGCACTGAAGAGCTCCTACCCAGAACGTCCGTGACCTTGATCTTCCATCTTGGTCTTGGCATTGACTCGGGCAGTAATCTCATTCCGCACTTCCCACAACTCTTTATAGAGCACGTGCTCTTGCCGTTGTCTGAGAATCTCTACCGGCCGACCGGTTGTGCCGAGAACGTCGCCGCCGATGATTCGATGTGCAAGCTTCAGGTGATGAAAACGAAAAAGCTGAACGCGCTCGTCGAAATCGAGTAACTTCTCGGCTACCTCGTGAAGCCCCAGAAATTCGTCACTGCGCCTGTAGAGTTGCTCAACGGTCATTCCCGCCCTATCAAGCTGATCGAAAAATGATTGTCCCAATCTGGGCGCCAAATGTAGTAGGGAAAGAAAACCCGGAGAATCCAAGCCGCTGCCGTGACCGAGTCCGGCGCGGATGAGGTGGTATTCATACGGCGTGAGCGTCTCGAGAATGTTCAGCAGGTCGATGACGCGATCAAGCATGCGAAAGGATCTGTCCATCAGCTTGACTGCTCGAACGTAATCCCCTGCCCCGATCGCCTCACGCGACCGTTCCAACTCATTCGCGGCACCTTTCAGCAGCAACTCCGATGCCTGGTGCACGACCTGAAACATCAGCTCATCGGGATGCGAGCGCTGCTCCGGCGACTTCTGCAGTGCGAGTAACTCGTCGGTCCGAAGATAACGTTCGTAATCCGTAGCCCCCGCGCCAGGCAGGATCGGTTGTGTCATCTCGCGATTTTGAGGAACTAGTGG of the Acidobacteriota bacterium genome contains:
- a CDS encoding Stp1/IreP family PP2C-type Ser/Thr phosphatase; protein product: MSLAAEISGKTDIGCIRRNNEDNLGWDQRVCLYVVCDGMGGALAGEVASKMGVDLMLGYFREGKDTGNYPEFGEAPADMSAAGRQLLNAIRRANAAIYEAGQAKESQQGMGSTVVAALLQENFLTIAHAGDSRIYRLRNGVLEQLTQDHSLVMEQVRRGLISMEEAEKSEMQNIIIRALGSEEAVEPDIQELIALRGDVYLLATDGLTKLVKENVIKTILENSPSLDTACEDLIKAAKEKGGDDNITCLLLRVVEVPWYQRFLNFLLGGGQSWQNSS
- a CDS encoding cyclic nucleotide-binding protein, which produces MSCDRELLRNVPLFALLDDDEAAVLASQVEMKQFVSRQRIYKIGDEGGRGYILVSGKVRVATLDQDDQEVVIDEPAQGEFFGFASMLDGSHHKSYAIAVELSVCIEVDRKDIAVLLERKPHSGMDMLTVLGRQFHSSQELVRLRAARNPNELIEEKTTFGEVVADNVARFGGSWKFIITCGVLLIIYTMFNVVLGREAWDPYPFILLNLFLSMLAAIQAPIIMMSQNRQDVKDRVRSELDFEVNRRSEFQIQGLARKLNMMSDKIDDMQDLLRGKISVTE
- a CDS encoding tryptophan 2,3-dioxygenase; the protein is MSRKRQTKQKLRTQQPLVPQNREMTQPILPGAGATDYERYLRTDELLALQKSPEQRSHPDELMFQVVHQASELLLKGAANELERSREAIGAGDYVRAVKLMDRSFRMLDRVIDLLNILETLTPYEYHLIRAGLGHGSGLDSPGFLSLLHLAPRLGQSFFDQLDRAGMTVEQLYRRSDEFLGLHEVAEKLLDFDERVQLFRFHHLKLAHRIIGGDVLGTTGRPVEILRQRQEHVLYKELWEVRNEITARVNAKTKMEDQGHGRSG
- a CDS encoding amidohydrolase is translated as MRFASLLLFCSPVLAQTPAPDVKAYIKYDQPVIVLNHVRVIDGTGSPVKNDQMLVISGGKIQSISAANEKTPAGAQVLDLTGDSLLPGLVGMHDHMYFPAPGRNLPMYPEHAWSFPRLYLAGGVTTIRTTGSVEPYTDLQLKKDIDSGKSPGPKMHVTGPYLEGKGAYTPQMHELQDADDSRRTVNYWIDEGVTSFKAYMNITHDQLQAAVEEAHKRKLKVTGHLCSIGFREAATIGIDDLEHGIVVDSEFAPGKQPDKCPPQKDIRDTLLKLDIGSEQVQSMIKDLVSSHVAMTSTLPVFEGFVPNRPPLRQGNLDAMLPEAREQYLATRNNMAKNAAQSPWPVLFKKEMEFEYAFAKAGGLLLSGLDPTGNGAVVAGYGDQREVELLVEAGFAPLEAIRIATYNGAQYLGELDHIGTLAAGKQADIVVVKGDPSSKISDIENVEVVFKDGVGYDPAKLVKDANGFVGLK